ATTGCTTTTAATTTACTACTAACTGTGGGAAGCTACTGCAATGTCCCTATCAAGGGTATTTTTTGTCCTTAAGAGTATGTTGTTTTGGGCAGCCATGAAGCTTATGAGCTCTCAGGAGTCTCCACAAGATGCTGCTCGTCCAGGGACCAGGGAATATTTAAATGGGCCGCAAACAACTAATCTTTCGTGAAGTACGTCTTTTTACGCTCCCGTTTTCCATGAATTTTCACATGTACAGCAGCGCTATGTTTATAGTTTAGTTTTACGTATATTCTGCGTAGTATTCTATATGGAACAGCCCAAAGACAACCCTGCAAAATATTTGTTACTGCATTTTGCCTTTAAGTGTGTTATTTGCATTTAGTATAATTGCATCGCCTTGATCCAACTATGGTTCCTTGTATATCAGGGTTTGTTCATAAATTATCACCTCACATAAAAAGAAATTAGGCAGCCATTATATGCTTTTCCTTAGAATGGCAAGCTCTTTTCTTGGCATAGAATCTGGATTGATGTGGTGTCTGTCAAGATAGACCAGGATGTGGCATATACGTTAATAAATCCAACATCACATGTAATGCTACTTTTGTACAGCCTGGACTATGATTTATATGGTATCAAGGTTAAATCAACATCATCAACAGTACAAAACATGTAATGGTTGGCTTGTCTTTCTTAGCAACTTCGTTAGTGAAACCTAAATGCCAAATTACTAAATTGAATTACTCTTAGAATCCTAAGGCGCAATATAGCTGCTTTCCGGTCACAAATCAAGGTAGGAAGTGCATAAGTCAGGTTGAAGCTTCAGATTTCCTTTAAAAAATTTGATTTATAATGCATCCCTTACTGCTTGCTCCCCGGACATTCTGCTGCATGCGACTCTCAAAGTTTTGGTAGTGTTCTGATCGATATCATTAACCTCAACTAGCTTACTGTTAATGCTTTACTAATTTACCTTATATGATGATCCTGGTATATGCCATGCTGGATGGCATCAGGAAGAGTTTTAGCCAATTTGAATATCTTATTTGTTTTTCTGACATGGTAGTGCGCGTGACTCTGCGACCGTCTCAAAGCATAATGAGATTAGAGAACTTATTATCAGTTCGTGGACCTGAATTTAGGCCAGCATGATGTATGAACTGAAGTTCTCTAGGGAGTATGCACTTTAGATGTTGCACATGTCGTCTTACAGCTCTCATGCACTTTTATCGCCAGCTCAccacaccttttttttttataaaactgcCAGCTCATCGCTATCTCTACATTTCTCTTGCAGGTCTGGAGCGCAGGCAAGGAAACAGTGTACCGACCCCGTGGCGTGGCCTGTGACTAATGGTGGCTTCGGCGTTGCACTGACCTCAGCTGAAGAGACCTTTTATTACCCTAGTCGAAGTAGCTTTATTATCTAAAAAAACAGAGGATCTTAAGTAATGTTTGAAATTAGGAAGTACTTGCGTAGCGGTGACCCTTGGAGTCTTGGACAACTCGAATGAATCTGTCGGAATCTTGTTATTGAGCTACTCCATTATTCAACGCACTTTTAAGTCTTATATCTCATTTTTGTTTGACTGTTCCGTACTGTTGCATTCATTTCCTTCTCATTTTTTTACGCACGCGAAAATTCAGGATTAATCAGGAGGCACCAATGCAGACATGTTCCTTTTGAACTTCATTACGGGTGGAATTTACTCTTTAGAAGCATACTTTTGGTTCTTTAATTTGCATTTGTCAAGGCATGCTCTGTTCTTCCTCCGTAACTGCTTCATCTCATCGATGGTGCTGAGTACCGTTCCTGCTACATATAATCCCCTCGTAACGGGACAATAATCATTAAGAGTTTCCTAAACTGGCAATAATCTAAACAACAATTGGTTGATCCGTGTGCATATTCATTAAAAATTCCATAAACTGGCAAGTAAACAATAGTTATTTGTTCCGTGTGCATATGACAGCAAAATGTGTCACAGATGCATCCACCGGACCTTGCATTGTACAATAGCTACACGGGAGATTGATCCCTACAAAAACCGAACTGAAGCCATAATTTCCTGAACAAGTCCAAGAGTGCAGGTATCGTCGTTGGACATTGGCTGTCCAACACTCACCGTCAGCCTTTTCCGGTCCAGTGCGGTATCTATGAGACAGCCATCAACAACGCAACCAGTGCTGCTCCGGCATTTAGACATAAGAAGTCATGCGCACTTGCATCATGTTCGAGTGTGGGATGCTCATCAACATGATCGCCCGGCGGCAGTTGTTCCTCAGGAATGCGAAGAAATAGTTTATCATCAGCTTCTTGAAGAACCATGAGTCCTTCCTGGCCTTGATGATGGGGCTGTCGATGAGATAGACGGCACCAGACTGCTTTGACTGCTTGATGAATGCCAGCTCCAGTTCGAGGTTCTGTGCGTAGTCCAGTACAGGATCGTGCTGAGGCGTTGAGCAGCTGGCTTCAGGAATGACTTCTGTTGAAGGCGCGTAGTCTGCCAGTAGAGGGACGTCGAGGGAGTAGAGGCTGCCATTTGGCGCTGTGATGATCTTCACAGGGGTTGGAGGCTCTTCATCAGAGTCGACATCGTCTTCGCTTTGTAGGGATAACTCTACTGCCTCCCTTTGTATGAATTTTTCGAGGCCTTCTATTAGGAGACACTCAAATACACTGtggtgctcctgcttcttgtctTTGTACCCATATCTGTGTACACACAAGTTAGTATCAGGGGACATTTTGCAGCTGATTCATGCTGAAGCTGAACAACTCCTGCATAACTGGATGGTCAATTTACCTACATTTTTTTGAACTGCAGTCAATTTACCTACATTGCATTGCAATTAAAAACAATAGCATGGTTGAAACCTAACCTCTACATGGACCAAAACATGTATTCATGTAAAATGAAGCTTACCTGGCTATACAGCGGAACATGTGATAGCCCCTTGAGCATACACGTTGGAAAAGAAACCTTTCACTTTGGGGAACCACAGGAACCGGCACATTCCTGATACAGACAAACACTATTATAGAGTGTATCGCAGGAAGGGAGGTCAGAAAATGACCGAAAATTGCAGGAACTCCTTTCACAATATCACTGCAGACTAAGCCTAGTCCAGGAGCTCTGATGGTACCAAGGTTGGGCCCCAACTTTCTCATTAAATCCTTTGAAAGCTTCTGCTTGACTTCACTGTCATACTTAAGTTTGCTCCCATAGTTCCATATAAACATAATCATGAATAGAACAGATGCAAAAATCAACAGTGCCCAACCTCCATCTCCAACACTACTCAGAGCTGAGGAGAAGAAAATCAGCTCCAAGAAGAGGAATGTGATAACAAATGACAGAACCTTAACAATATTGGACTCCCATATTAGAAGCATTATGATTGTAACATAAACAGTGGCCATTATCATCACGCCAAGCTCCGCAATAGCTGTTCAAGATGGAACTGTGTCAGAGCATCCGAAACTAAACATATTTAATAAAAGAGAAATAAAACTACTGGCATGAAAAGTATATTCAATAGATTATTACCATATGCATTGCCAACATCATATATGCTTCTGAACAGAACGATAAAGCCCAAGCAAGAAAGCAATAGGAGCCAGTTTACAACAGGAATGTAGATCTTAGCCATAAATTTTCGAGATGTATGAACAATTTTCAGCCGAGGAAAACAACCAAGTGCTATAGACTGTTTTAGGCACTGGAATATAGCAACAGTCATTGTCCTACTGGCAATTAGTGCAGCCAAATTTGCCACTAAGAAAACAGGCCAGAAAACTCCAActgcaaagaggaaacagtttaATAAGTCAAAGTAAATAGTTCCTCCGTATtggttaaaaaaaatcaactgGAATATGTGAGAGGCCAAATGAAAGCACAAAATAGAACTGATCTAAGCAGCGAATATTTACATAACATGCCGAAGAACTATTATTGGAATATATTCAGAAGAAAATGGCAGCTAAGCTAAATGGTCAGCAACATTCAACTTACTTGGAATCGATGAAAAGAAGACCTGCTCAGATGACTTTGGGTTGGCAATAAGAAAAGCAGCTTGTCCTAGATATGCCAAGACAAGgcaaggaagaacaagaagcacAAACATATACTGCAAAGTAAAATGAACCACATAGGTGTTTACAGGAAATGTTAGTTGTGGTAGCATATTACGAAGGAGCAAATGAATTTGAGGCTCTCATAAGCTTGCAGATAATACCTGAACATATCTTACAGGAAAGTGACAAAGATTCGAAAAGATGGCCTCAGATCCTGCAATGTTGGTTGGATAAGCTTAAAAGTGAGTCTTTTTGAATGAGAAAAAAGAAATGTTTTTTTACTCAGATATTTAAGACAAAGTTCTGAGCAATGCACTATTACAAAAGGGAATCTTAgttcattttaaaaaaaatagtagtaAAGAGATCCAGCAAAGTGAATaagacaaacaaaaaaaatggttGGGCATTCAGCTGATTATAGATCAACAAGCTATGATTGTTACCTGTTGCACATAAAAGACACCCACCAAGGGACAGCCAAGCCTGAAAAGGATTCCTCCCAAAATAATAAATGATGTATAGAGGATTAAATGCCTTAAAAGCCGTTGGCCCAAATAGACTGAGATTGTATATGCCAATTCCTCCAAGACAACAaaaccatacaagtaaagaagGGCCAAGTGCAAACCCCACTTTGCTAGTGGCATACCTCTGTACACTAAACAATATTACAAGAAGTGCAACTGAAATCATCACCACAACATCTGCAAAGAATGTTTGATGACAATACAAAGGGCAATAAGCAATATTATTAAAACAAAACTAACGTTTGCACTGAGGTACAAGAAATTTTAACCCAAAAAACAATCACCTTGAGAGGTATTGTGTATCCCAACTTTCAAGCCACTGACAGCAGACAACACTACATTCAGGGATAACTAATTAATTTGGATGTACAAAAGTATTCTTTAGTAGAGAAATAGGTTTACAATTTTATAGAAAAGAATGCACATTTATTCGATGACTAGTGTACTTTTTTATGATTATTCCACCAAAAAACGTCAAAATTGAAATTAAAATATGCACAAAATGAAGAAGTAAACCTGACATTGCTGGTGTGATAACTCCATTTGATATGAACATGGAAGTCCCAAACAACACTAAGCCTAAGAGCAATTTCTTTAACAACAATGACGATTCAAGTTTCTCTTTTACTTTTATGGATCTCTCAAGTTCTGGTGTTGGAAGCTTGAGTCGGAAACTTGACATCCTCTTCTCAGAATGTACTTGGTTTGGAATGAGACTCACTTTTGCATTTCTACAAATCAAAGAATACAAGGCAAATATACCCCCTGCAGAGTCGTAGAATCAATGGAAGATGTAAGCCTCTGACACACTTTTGCACAAAAATCTTAACCTGATTAACTCAATTCACAACCTCGCATATACCTTCACCGTCATCATTGGCCCAAAGGACAACCAGAACATATTTCACTAATGGCATCAAAATCAGAGTATACAGAACAAGTGAGAGAGCTCCAAGGACATCCTCCTCTCCTTGAATAGGGTACTTGTTAAACATGACATCAAATGTATATAATGGACCAATTCCAATATCCCCAAACACCACAGCAAGAGTCTGAAGCGCAAGAAACATTGTCCTGCCAAAATCAAACTCCTGCACATGTAAATGAAATAACTAAACCATATGGAAGATAATGAGTGAAACATGATCAACAATGGCAGGCATTCTGTAGAAACTGGAAATATATTAGGATCTATTGGTGCACACTTAATTTCTTTGAAGTGTTCCAAAAGAATTTACCTCTATCTGATGCCAACAGAAAAGATCAAGCTTGTGATATATTTTTAGATCAAAAGGAGTTGATTTTAAAATTCAACTTCACTTGGTGATAAAACTTCAAATAAACTATTGTTAAAATAGAGGTGTTCAAAACAATGGTGAGACTATTTGTTTACAAAAATAGCGACCACCTGGAACATTATTGAACAATACTAGCAGCCTATAAATTTAGTTCCAGTGTTGCTCTATTTGCTTTTACTTTTATAGATTCATTAACTTGCTGGACATATGTACCAAACTTTATATGAATCAAATAAATGTTGCATCTATACCTGCATTTTCTCAATTAACTACAGCTACATGTTGTTAGACAGGAGATTGCATCTCCTATTTAGGCTCCTGTAATTACGGCTGATTTGGTTGCCCTCCCGGGTCTTGTTTCTATAAACCGGGATGAGGCTTGCCTATATATTTGTAACCCTGTGTACATGATTAATCAAGTCGTGATTACCTGCCCACATACACGTCTTCATGGTATCAGATTAGGCTTTCCTTCCCTCGCTTCCGCTCCCTgatcgccatggccggcgacgcTCCTGTCGATCCGTCTGCCTCCGCTGgtgatgccgccgccgcagcagccgccCAGGCCAAGAtcgacgccgcggccgccgccacggccaaggccgaggccgccgccgctcgccagcgCCTCCAGGACGACGTCGCTCGCCACGAGCGCGACCTCGCCGacgcccgccgccggctcgaGGAAGCCGACGCCGTTGCCGCCTCCGACGCCGATGGCGACGTTGATGACGGCGACGCACCTCCTGctggcgacgacgacg
This sequence is a window from Panicum virgatum strain AP13 chromosome 7K, P.virgatum_v5, whole genome shotgun sequence. Protein-coding genes within it:
- the LOC120641734 gene encoding probable potassium transporter 15 isoform X1, which translates into the protein MASSAESAAASGMRKAPSLEWRWVSTEEDDDEDRGGRGGAAAVGAVGRGGSFESEDEEDAEDEEEREGKKRLIRTVPSVDWFDVEGNEVSVGQQVEDTEEFDFGRTMFLALQTLAVVFGDIGIGPLYTFDVMFNKYPIQGEEDVLGALSLVLYTLILMPLVKYVLVVLWANDDGEGGIFALYSLICRNAKVSLIPNQVHSEKRMSSFRLKLPTPELERSIKVKEKLESSLLLKKLLLGLVLFGTSMFISNGVITPAMSVLSAVSGLKVGIHNTSQDVVVMISVALLVILFSVQRYATSKVGFALGPSLLVWFCCLGGIGIYNLSLFGPTAFKAFNPLYIIYYFGRNPFQAWLSLGGCLLCATGSEAIFSNLCHFPVRYVQYMFVLLVLPCLVLAYLGQAAFLIANPKSSEQVFFSSIPIGVFWPVFLVANLAALIASRTMTVAIFQCLKQSIALGCFPRLKIVHTSRKFMAKIYIPVVNWLLLLSCLGFIVLFRSIYDVGNAYAIAELGVMIMATVYVTIIMLLIWESNIVKVLSFVITFLFLELIFFSSALSSVGDGGWALLIFASVLFMIMFIWNYGSKLKYDSEVKQKLSKDLMRKLGPNLGTIRAPGLGLVCSDIVKGVPAIFGHFLTSLPAIHSIIVFVCIRNVPVPVVPQSERFLFQRVCSRGYHMFRCIARYGYKDKKQEHHSVFECLLIEGLEKFIQREAVELSLQSEDDVDSDEEPPTPVKIITAPNGSLYSLDVPLLADYAPSTEVIPEASCSTPQHDPVLDYAQNLELELAFIKQSKQSGAVYLIDSPIIKARKDSWFFKKLMINYFFAFLRNNCRRAIMLMSIPHSNMMQVRMTSYV
- the LOC120641734 gene encoding probable potassium transporter 15 isoform X2; amino-acid sequence: MFLALQTLAVVFGDIGIGPLYTFDVMFNKYPIQGEEDVLGALSLVLYTLILMPLVKYVLVVLWANDDGEGGIFALYSLICRNAKVSLIPNQVHSEKRMSSFRLKLPTPELERSIKVKEKLESSLLLKKLLLGLVLFGTSMFISNGVITPAMSVLSAVSGLKVGIHNTSQDVVVMISVALLVILFSVQRYATSKVGFALGPSLLVWFCCLGGIGIYNLSLFGPTAFKAFNPLYIIYYFGRNPFQAWLSLGGCLLCATGSEAIFSNLCHFPVRYVQYMFVLLVLPCLVLAYLGQAAFLIANPKSSEQVFFSSIPIGVFWPVFLVANLAALIASRTMTVAIFQCLKQSIALGCFPRLKIVHTSRKFMAKIYIPVVNWLLLLSCLGFIVLFRSIYDVGNAYAIAELGVMIMATVYVTIIMLLIWESNIVKVLSFVITFLFLELIFFSSALSSVGDGGWALLIFASVLFMIMFIWNYGSKLKYDSEVKQKLSKDLMRKLGPNLGTIRAPGLGLVCSDIVKGVPAIFGHFLTSLPAIHSIIVFVCIRNVPVPVVPQSERFLFQRVCSRGYHMFRCIARYGYKDKKQEHHSVFECLLIEGLEKFIQREAVELSLQSEDDVDSDEEPPTPVKIITAPNGSLYSLDVPLLADYAPSTEVIPEASCSTPQHDPVLDYAQNLELELAFIKQSKQSGAVYLIDSPIIKARKDSWFFKKLMINYFFAFLRNNCRRAIMLMSIPHSNMMQVRMTSYV
- the LOC120641734 gene encoding probable potassium transporter 15 isoform X4, which encodes MRGGIFALYSLICRNAKVSLIPNQVHSEKRMSSFRLKLPTPELERSIKVKEKLESSLLLKKLLLGLVLFGTSMFISNGVITPAMSVLSAVSGLKVGIHNTSQDVVVMISVALLVILFSVQRYATSKVGFALGPSLLVWFCCLGGIGIYNLSLFGPTAFKAFNPLYIIYYFGRNPFQAWLSLGGCLLCATGSEAIFSNLCHFPVRYVQYMFVLLVLPCLVLAYLGQAAFLIANPKSSEQVFFSSIPIGVFWPVFLVANLAALIASRTMTVAIFQCLKQSIALGCFPRLKIVHTSRKFMAKIYIPVVNWLLLLSCLGFIVLFRSIYDVGNAYAIAELGVMIMATVYVTIIMLLIWESNIVKVLSFVITFLFLELIFFSSALSSVGDGGWALLIFASVLFMIMFIWNYGSKLKYDSEVKQKLSKDLMRKLGPNLGTIRAPGLGLVCSDIVKGVPAIFGHFLTSLPAIHSIIVFVCIRNVPVPVVPQSERFLFQRVCSRGYHMFRCIARYGYKDKKQEHHSVFECLLIEGLEKFIQREAVELSLQSEDDVDSDEEPPTPVKIITAPNGSLYSLDVPLLADYAPSTEVIPEASCSTPQHDPVLDYAQNLELELAFIKQSKQSGAVYLIDSPIIKARKDSWFFKKLMINYFFAFLRNNCRRAIMLMSIPHSNMMQVRMTSYV
- the LOC120641734 gene encoding probable potassium transporter 15 isoform X3, producing the protein MASSAESAAASGMRKAPSLEWRWVSTEEDDDEDRGGRGGAAAVGAVGRGGSFESEDEEDAEDEEEREGKKRLIRTVPSVDWFDVEGNEVSVGQQVEDTEEFDFGRTMFLALQTLAVVFGDIGIGPLYTFDVMFNKYPIQGEEDVLGALSLVLYTLILMPLVKYVLVVLWANDDGEGGIFALYSLICRNAKVSLIPNQVHSEKRMSSFRLKLPTPELERSIKVKEKLESSLLLKKLLLGLVLFGTSMFISNGVITPAMSVLSAVSGLKVGIHNTSQDVVVMISVALLVILFSVQRYATSKVGFALGPSLLVWFCCLGGIGIYNLSLFGPTAFKAFNPLYIIYYFGRNPFQAWLSLGGCLLCATGSEAIFSNLCHFPVRYVQYMFVLLVLPCLVLAYLGQAAFLIANPKSSEQVFFSSIPIGVFWPVFLVANLAALIASRTMTVAIFQCLKQSIALGCFPRLKIVHTSRKFMAKIYIPVVNWLLLLSCLGFIVLFRSIYDVGNAYAIAELGVMIMATVYVTIIMLLIWESNIVKVLSFVITFLFLELIFFSSALSSVGDGGWALLIFASVLFMIMFIWNYGSKLKYDSEVKQKLSKDLMRKLGPNLGTIRAPGLGLVCSDIVKGVPAIFGHFLTSLPAIHSIIVFVCIRNVPVPVVPQSERFLFQRVCSRGYHMFRCIAR